From one Deltaproteobacteria bacterium genomic stretch:
- a CDS encoding SDR family oxidoreductase codes for MKHILITGATDGIGKVTARELGRPDTTIWVVGRNAAKTTETVRELQSLRPAATYHGLVADLSSPPEVRRLALDAQNQIPQLDVLINNAGAYFQMYEKTPEGFERTFALNHLGYFVLTHHLLPLVRKSPRGRIISVSSEAHRGAKLDFENLQGERHYSGWEAYCRSKLCNILFTKELAKKLAGGSITVNCLHPGFVASKFGHNNQGALAVLLKLSQKIFAINEDRGAQTSVYLATSTDVSGINGDYFASCEAKKPSHIATDSELATKLWTITEQLCAPFLKA; via the coding sequence ATGAAACACATTCTGATCACCGGGGCGACCGACGGCATTGGTAAGGTTACTGCAAGGGAACTTGGTCGGCCGGACACCACAATCTGGGTCGTGGGCCGCAACGCCGCCAAGACCACAGAAACTGTGCGCGAGCTTCAGAGTTTGCGCCCGGCTGCCACCTATCACGGATTGGTGGCCGACCTATCTAGTCCACCTGAAGTTCGTCGTCTCGCGCTTGACGCACAGAACCAGATCCCGCAGCTCGATGTGCTTATCAATAATGCTGGCGCCTACTTTCAGATGTACGAAAAAACACCGGAGGGTTTTGAGCGCACTTTTGCCCTAAATCATCTGGGTTACTTCGTCTTGACGCATCACTTACTTCCCTTGGTGCGTAAATCTCCTCGGGGCCGCATCATTTCGGTATCGAGTGAGGCACATCGCGGCGCTAAACTCGACTTTGAAAATTTGCAAGGGGAGCGTCACTACAGCGGGTGGGAAGCCTATTGCCGTTCCAAACTTTGCAATATTTTATTTACCAAAGAATTGGCCAAAAAGCTTGCCGGTGGCTCCATCACCGTTAACTGTCTGCACCCAGGATTTGTGGCGTCTAAGTTCGGGCATAACAATCAGGGTGCCCTAGCAGTTTTACTTAAGCTCAGTCAAAAAATCTTTGCCATTAACGAAGACAGGGGTGCTCAGACCAGTGTTTACCTAGCCACTTCAACCGATGTATCTGGAATAAATGGCGACTACTTTGCCAGCTGTGAGGCCAAGAAGCCGTCTCACATCGCTACGGACAGTGAGCTGGCAACTAAACTTTGGACCATCACCGAACAGCTCTGCGCACCGTTCCTCAAGGCCTAG